CAGAATACATTTATTGCATTAATATAAACCAAAAAGTATTGTCATGAATCATAAGCTTACGAAACGtttaatttggatggggtttattgTACACCATTTCTTCTCTTCGTTAAAATAGCCAACAAGACACGTTTTCGCTACTCTTGTTTGGCTAGTTTTCTGACGTAAGATTTGCATCACTGTCAGGATTTGTTGATCAAATTCAGTGGTGTGCTGGCTCTCGTACTAGAAGGGTAACTGTACAAGCCACCTTACTCCTCTCAGCCTTCAATTTCGTTCCAAGAATGTAATATCTCCGAAATTAGTGAAAATGTGACCTTTGAATTTCTTCGAGATGCCATTGCAGTGTCATTCGTGAAATGGAAATATCAGAAAAGTGGATAAAAAAGGCATGAAGGCAGAAATGTGATTCTCAATAATGCTGTAGTTAGCGTAgtgccatatattattattattgttgttgttgtgttgtctTTGTGAGATTAACATCCCCGACCACACTTCGGCGTTGTCATGTATGGCAGGTGAAAGGGAAATTGCTTTTGCACTGTGATAAGGCCTGCCTTTGACAGCTCGAGTAAATGTCACTCATGTACGGTATCGTAGCCTAGCCTATTGTGCTCCCCTTCAGGAGCATGTTGACGTTGCCTATCCGAAGGCCCCTCGCAGATACCTTAGAGTAGCCTAGTAGAAGCCGTATTCAAGTCATGAAGGCGAAGAAACGGTATTTGCTCCTGTTCAGTTGTTGTGCATTCCTGTCTGTGGGCTACATAGGCTACCACCACTTCAAGGTGCAACAGCAGAGTAAGTGGTATCAGCGGCTGTCCAGTTACTCAGAAGACTCCGATGTCCTCCAGGATGAGGACATCTCCCCCAACCCTAGACTTAGGAATCGCAGGACTCCGAGTGGTGAAAAAGGCGAAGCCTTTTCCTTTTTGGACTGTAGGATGGAAACGTGTTTTGATTTTACTCGCTGTGATAAAGATTTAAAAGTGTACGTGTACCCGTTGGATGACAACGTGCCGCCAAGTAGCAGTTACATGAAAGTGCTCAATGTAATACAGGACTCGAACTATCATACATCAGACCCTAGTCAAGCCTGTATATTTGTGTTAAGTCTGGACACCTTGGATCGCGACTCCCTCAGTAAAGACTATGTACGTAACATGCCTTCAAGGGTGCAGCGGCTGCCGTTATGGAATGATGGGCAGAATCACATAATATTCAATCTCTATTCTGGCACCTGGCCAGACTACACTGAAGACCTAGGATTTGACGTGGGAAAAGCTATCCTTGCAAAAGCCAGCATATCCTTGGAGAATTTCAGGCCTGGATTTGATATATCTCTGCCACTGTTTTATAAAAGCCATCCAGAGCGAGGTGGCGATGATGGCTACCTGGAGTCCAATAAATTCCCGGGAACCAAAAAGTACCTCCTGGCTTTTAAAGGGAAACGTTATGTGTACGGTATTGGTAGCGAGACGCGCAACAGCTTGTATCATCTTCACAATGAAAGGGATATTGTGCTTGTTACTACGTGTAAACATGGAGACAGCTGGAAGGAACACAAAGATGAGCGATGTGACCACGACAACGCAGAGTATGACAGGTGAGAAAACTTCATTCAAGTACAGAAATTCTGTTTTGAGACAGGTGCACCTGTAACGGAAACACTTGCCTAACCTAACATGGCTTTGTACAATATAGTCTTTGAAAATCACTAAGGTGTGCTTTTTGAGTAGTTAATATTGACCATTGTATGGTCTTGTTTATTGGAATCCCTTTGAATCTATGTTAAgtatataattttctttgaaaatgtgcataattaattttgaatatatgATAATCTAATTTTATTCAATTGCCTTTAATTTGCACATTTTAGTGTTTGGGATGTCTTAGATTTTGTCTAATCGTCTTCATTAATGTGCATTTGTCCGTGTTGTATTTAGCCTATTCATATAGGCTACATTCAGTGGTATATTTCTGGGAGCCTTTGGGTATCAGAGGCCAGTTCCTCCCACGTGCATAAAAAATGGACACTAACTAAcataaacttccccacctaacctaacctaacctaacctataaccCGTTTCCTTACCTACTTGACTAATGGGGATAAAATGGCCCCCTCCCACCCCCATAGACTCATATTCTTAGTGGGccttcatcatacatacaggttGCCGTTCtcttacatacaggtggccgctatcatacatactcgACTATTACTGTACAGCACCTATAGAATTTTATTGTtgtatttttgtagtttatttctgaATGGATGAAATAGGCAGCACATTACACAGCTTTGTAACTGTCATCAATAgttagtttaatttttaattttggcTTCTTCATTGTACTTTTGGCATACTTTATGCCACGATGCCTTGGCAAAGTACTGCGTAAACAGTCATTTGAATTACAATACTTAAGTTTAAgatttttgtaatattttacaaGTAATTTCCTTATAGACATATTTGTACTAAAAATACTAATACTTTACAATACTGTGACAGACTGACACTTTTATCTGCTGTGATTCTTttgcaaatattaaaattttctatagCTCAGTATCATGacatttatgaatatgaaaaaaattagaGCAATGAAGTATATTTCACTAACAGTTTTAAGACATTTCTCTTGTTCAATATAAAAAGAGACACTATTTCTCCTGTTcattataaaaaaagagacattatTTCTCCTGTTCATTgtaaaaaaaagagacattatttctgctgttcaatataaaataaaaCGGGAGAAATGGGATGTGTATATTTTTGTGAAATATACTCTTtggttttatgttattttttatgtcAGTGCGTTTTTCATGAGAAGATGCTTTTTGGAATTGGTGATTTTATAACAAATTAAGGAGATGTTATATGATTATTTCTACAGTGGTACAGTGGTAGGAAGGTTTGTAGGTCAGCGTACACAGGTCGTCCAAGGCATATTGAAAACAGAAGTTAAGATTCAATTTACTAAGGGAAATTAAGGGAGTCTTTTATGAAAAGCTATCCCAATGGACCTATTTAAAGTTTAAAAGTCCCAGATTTGACCTTTTAAGTTATAGGTATCCCCATTTTAGCCTtttgaacaaaaataaaataaacatcttaAACCAAAAATAGGCTATAGCTTGATATAAAAGAAAGGtaataaatttcattttgattACAAAAAAATGTTTGACAATAGCAGTACAAAAAGTTTGAAATTGAGATTTACCCTTGGTTGTTTTTCAAATCATGAATTCCTTGAAATAAAGAGTCAGTAGTCTCTGCATCCATTCATCTTTATCTTAGCCTTGTCTGTATTCCAGTAGGCTTCTACATGCTGGGTAATGATGCCTAACTGTTTGTTTACATAATTTTGCAATTGGTTCacagtttatatactgtacataattaatCTGTGTTCTTAATTTTACGATATGCTTTCCATTCATCAGAATAGATAGTTAATCCTTGCCTAACAAGTTCTTCAGTTGTTAGTAACAGAGTTGCAGTATTTCTGTGCTCTACAGTTTGTTGTATCCCATGGCTGATGTTGTCGATGTGTCCATATTTCCAAATAGCTTAGTACCTCGGTATCTGGGTTTAGTCCGTTTCAGGAGCAAGTTCGTCaacaagatatttttttcctaAGTAAAGGGAATTGACCATGTGGTCTAGGTGAGATCTTGGTTTCGTATTTGCTGTCTCATAGCGAGCCGCTTGCAATCACTACTAAGGTTGCGCATGCATGCACTGTTTTGGCAGCACTGGATAATGGTCAGGGAAATGCTACCTACCCTGCCAGCTTACCT
Above is a window of Palaemon carinicauda isolate YSFRI2023 chromosome 30, ASM3689809v2, whole genome shotgun sequence DNA encoding:
- the LOC137623856 gene encoding exostosin-1-like, with translation MKAKKRYLLLFSCCAFLSVGYIGYHHFKVQQQSKWYQRLSSYSEDSDVLQDEDISPNPRLRNRRTPSGEKGEAFSFLDCRMETCFDFTRCDKDLKVYVYPLDDNVPPSSSYMKVLNVIQDSNYHTSDPSQACIFVLSLDTLDRDSLSKDYVRNMPSRVQRLPLWNDGQNHIIFNLYSGTWPDYTEDLGFDVGKAILAKASISLENFRPGFDISLPLFYKSHPERGGDDGYLESNKFPGTKKYLLAFKGKRYVYGIGSETRNSLYHLHNERDIVLVTTCKHGDSWKEHKDERCDHDNAEYDR